One genomic region from Cyanobium usitatum str. Tous encodes:
- a CDS encoding aspartoacylase translates to MISQIVKPAQVLVVAGTHGNERNAPWLLDHWRRQPEALQRHGLDVALVLGNPAAHKANQRYVERDLNRCFAPELLADSSRNEADLQRARQLLACHGPDAESPSLVVLDLHSTTSAMGNSLVLYGRRPADLALAAGLQGELGLPIYLHEADASQTGFLVERWPCGLVIEVGPVPQGVIQAQICRQSQLGVEAALAVLAAAQRGRLRLPAELVVHCHLGSLDLPRHPDGSPAACLHPSLQHRDWRPLRAGDPVFIDPCGKEIRLALPPDLAGESVWPVFVNEAAYGEKGIALSLTRRECWQVGPDWLLALTDIAAQLAQRGAPL, encoded by the coding sequence TTGATCAGCCAAATCGTCAAACCGGCCCAGGTGCTGGTCGTGGCCGGCACCCACGGCAATGAACGCAACGCCCCCTGGCTGCTGGATCACTGGCGCCGCCAGCCCGAGGCCCTGCAGCGCCACGGCCTTGATGTGGCGTTGGTGCTTGGCAACCCAGCTGCCCACAAAGCCAATCAGCGCTATGTGGAGCGGGATTTAAACCGCTGCTTTGCTCCGGAGCTGCTGGCGGATTCCTCGAGAAACGAAGCTGATCTGCAGCGCGCCCGCCAGCTGCTCGCTTGCCATGGCCCTGATGCCGAATCCCCTTCGCTGGTGGTGCTCGACCTGCACAGCACCACCAGCGCTATGGGCAACTCCTTGGTGCTCTATGGCCGGAGGCCGGCCGATCTAGCTCTGGCGGCGGGTTTGCAGGGGGAGCTGGGGCTGCCGATTTACTTGCACGAGGCCGATGCTTCCCAAACGGGCTTTTTGGTGGAGCGCTGGCCCTGCGGCCTGGTGATCGAGGTGGGTCCGGTGCCCCAGGGGGTTATCCAGGCTCAGATCTGCCGCCAAAGCCAGCTCGGCGTTGAAGCGGCCCTGGCCGTGTTGGCGGCAGCCCAGCGAGGCCGCCTAAGGCTGCCGGCTGAGCTGGTGGTGCATTGCCATCTGGGCAGCCTGGATTTGCCGCGCCATCCAGATGGTTCACCCGCCGCCTGCCTGCATCCGTCCTTGCAGCATCGCGATTGGCGCCCCTTGCGTGCGGGAGATCCGGTGTTTATCGATCCCTGCGGCAAGGAAATTCGCCTGGCCCTGCCGCCGGATTTGGCGGGGGAGTCCGTCTGGCCCGTCTTTGTAAATGAGGCCGCCTATGGCGAAAAGGGCATTGCCCTAAGCCTTACTCGCAGGGAATGTTGGCAGGTTGGGCCTGACTGGTTGCTGGCTTTAACAGACATTGCCGCCCAGCTGGCTCAGCGGGGGGCGCCGTTGTAG
- a CDS encoding glutathione S-transferase C-terminal domain-containing protein, whose amino-acid sequence MPPPSPLVRTARAVWHWQWQQLMGGLGPADAEGNYRRPSGAFTALPPLPSEAGAADGHVLIVGRSCPWAHRAWLVWSLRQLGSSINLVVVDPDPAEGRWRFAEPFEGCTSLLELYQQSGADPGQRATVPALYSRSERRILVTESARLIELLNRWPAPAGPDLEPNDQQETTEMWRTRLQGDVNDGVYRCGFARTQAAYDRAEAALFAALRDANGALEQAPWLSGAQLSLADIGLFPTLIRLELVYAPLFGCSRLPLWQLPALWDWRRRFYSLPGVAETCFPEAWRSDYFGALFPLHPSGIIPAGPPLATLVQGRAQP is encoded by the coding sequence ATGCCTCCCCCCTCCCCCTTGGTGCGCACGGCCCGCGCGGTCTGGCACTGGCAATGGCAACAATTGATGGGTGGCCTGGGACCGGCCGATGCCGAGGGCAACTACCGTCGTCCCAGCGGGGCCTTCACGGCGCTGCCACCCCTGCCCAGCGAAGCCGGCGCGGCTGATGGGCACGTGTTGATTGTGGGGCGCAGCTGCCCCTGGGCCCACCGGGCCTGGCTGGTGTGGAGCCTGCGCCAACTGGGCAGCAGCATCAACCTGGTGGTGGTGGACCCCGATCCAGCCGAGGGGCGCTGGCGCTTTGCCGAGCCCTTCGAGGGCTGCACCAGCTTGCTCGAGCTCTACCAGCAATCCGGCGCTGATCCGGGGCAGCGGGCCACGGTGCCGGCGCTCTATTCCCGCAGCGAGCGACGGATCCTGGTTACGGAGAGCGCCCGGCTGATCGAGCTGCTCAATCGCTGGCCCGCACCAGCAGGGCCCGATCTAGAGCCAAATGACCAGCAGGAAACCACGGAAATGTGGCGCACGCGGCTGCAGGGCGACGTCAACGACGGGGTGTACCGCTGTGGTTTCGCCCGCACCCAGGCCGCCTACGACCGGGCCGAGGCGGCCTTGTTTGCAGCGCTCCGGGATGCCAATGGGGCCTTGGAGCAAGCTCCCTGGCTAAGTGGGGCCCAACTGAGCCTGGCCGACATAGGACTTTTCCCGACCCTGATCAGGCTGGAGCTGGTTTATGCGCCTTTATTTGGTTGCAGCCGCCTACCCCTTTGGCAGCTACCAGCCCTATGGGACTGGCGCCGGCGCTTCTACAGCCTGCCCGGCGTGGCCGAGACCTGCTTCCCGGAGGCCTGGCGCAGCGATTACTTCGGAGCCCTCTTTCCCCTCCATCCCTCGGGAATCATCCCGGCCGGGCCGCCACTCGCCACACTGGTGCAAGGCCGTGCCCAACCATGA
- a CDS encoding DUF3493 domain-containing protein — MGSKPDSIDPALKARLLQEARTPWRGLRRGLWVALAASGAVGLATMAMRLASGAEVASTDLLIQVGALSLFGSLFWLDRNRAGD; from the coding sequence ATGGGATCCAAGCCAGATTCAATTGATCCAGCCCTTAAGGCGAGGTTGCTCCAAGAAGCTCGTACCCCCTGGCGCGGTCTGCGGCGCGGTCTTTGGGTGGCCTTGGCCGCTTCTGGTGCGGTGGGGTTGGCCACGATGGCAATGCGATTGGCAAGCGGAGCCGAAGTTGCCTCAACCGACCTGCTGATCCAGGTCGGTGCCCTCAGCTTGTTCGGCAGTCTCTTCTGGTTGGATCGCAACCGTGCCGGCGACTGA
- a CDS encoding low-complexity tail membrane protein, producing MNPRSEPLLWLQLVALGAVPLELLGLVLVLAGADPGPLPGLERLLAWAIGALGPAILLWQRPADVCSLLVIQVPIKARSGAQLSLAALQSSLVLKLLMAAGAAALLPLFWWIDQHAALATPLSPLAASPRFVGLLVACPLLAVITWQWQQLIQTIALLSRNPATLPERPPLSLQELVSQRMSLGLPLLLLNPLLTSQPAASVAGTVAIQPEETAEQAEGTDLDQQVG from the coding sequence GTGAACCCCCGCAGCGAGCCCCTGCTCTGGCTCCAGCTGGTGGCCCTTGGGGCCGTGCCGCTGGAGCTTTTGGGGTTGGTATTGGTGCTGGCGGGGGCGGATCCTGGCCCCCTGCCTGGGCTAGAGCGCTTGCTGGCCTGGGCAATCGGCGCCCTAGGGCCCGCAATTCTGCTCTGGCAGCGCCCAGCCGACGTTTGCTCCTTGCTGGTAATTCAAGTACCAATCAAAGCCAGAAGCGGGGCCCAGCTCAGCTTGGCGGCACTGCAGAGCAGCCTGGTGCTCAAGCTCCTAATGGCAGCTGGCGCTGCAGCCCTGCTGCCCCTTTTTTGGTGGATAGACCAGCACGCCGCCCTGGCTACGCCGCTCTCCCCCCTGGCAGCAAGCCCTCGCTTCGTGGGTCTGCTAGTGGCCTGTCCGCTGCTAGCGGTAATCACCTGGCAGTGGCAACAACTGATCCAGACAATCGCCCTGCTAAGCCGCAACCCAGCCACGCTCCCTGAGCGTCCACCCCTGAGCCTGCAGGAGCTCGTCAGCCAGCGAATGTCCCTAGGGCTGCCCCTGTTGCTGCTGAACCCGCTTCTGACCAGCCAGCCTGCTGCTTCAGTCGCCGGCACGGTTGCGATCCAACCAGAAGAGACTGCCGAACAAGCTGAGGGCACCGACCTGGATCAGCAGGTCGGTTGA
- the infB gene encoding translation initiation factor IF-2 produces the protein MTSSGKVRIYELSRDLGLENKDVLDAAEKLGVAAKSHSSSISDDEATRIRSLIEGGSNGSKAAAPPAAAPPKAILAVKKAETAAVPSPAPPQPATSPRPVAPAAAKPVMPPARPAAAPAGKPALPNKPPLASKPPLASKPQVVAKPQLVSKQPELVKQPEVVKQPAAASKPTLVSKPPAPTKPPAPARPATASASKPASPSKPVVIASKPARPATPAPARPAPAAPAPAASRKPELPMRPAPGKPQLVGRPISTPAGGTTSSRPAPPAGRAPLSQRPASPQRTGVPAPTRPGQPGAGGRPGPTPLELVGKPIRRDSEAPGAPIGLGAPGRPAAPGRPGMPAGMRKPMAPGELMQLQKPSGRPTAPPPRRPGDRSEAPAGAPSSPGGTPELVRPSATPPAAPRRPGFRAPTPAGAAGRPRRPDWDDSAKLEALRSRTPQKQRTKVHIIGENDDALTAETGGYAGEHEAYVLQASLARPAKPRTASTPAAKPMAAMRKRKKETTRQRQRRRAMELRATREAKAVRPEMLIVPEGNLTVQELAEKLGVESSEIIKSLFFKGVIATVTQSLDLSTIEAVAEEFGVPVLEDDVEAAAAKTVEMIEESDRAHLIRRPPVVTVMGHVDHGKTSLLDAIRKTRVAAGEAGGITQHIGAYQVEIPHAGEQRKITFLDTPGHEAFTAMRARGTKVTDVAVLVVAADDGVRPQTLEAISHARAAKVPIVVAINKIDKEGASADRVKQELSGLELVAEDWGGDTVMVPVSALKGENVDKLLEMILLVTEVEDLQANPNRMARGTVIEAHLDKAKGPVATLLIQNGTLKAGDVLAAGPVLGKVRAMVDDTGKRVKEAGPSYAVEALGFSEVPTAGDEFEVYPDEKTARSVVGDRANEARATRLAQQMASRRVSLASMSGQASEGELKELNLILKADVQGSVEAILGSLERLPQGEVQVRVLLSAPGEITETDVDLAAASGAVIVGFNTSMAPGAKRASDATGVDVRDYDVIYKLLEDIQMAMEGLLEPELVEESLGEAEVRAVFTIGRSAVAGCYVTSGKLQRNCKVRVWRGKEKVFEGDLDSLRRNKDDVKEVATGFECGIGTDRYTGWQEGDRVEAFKLATQRRTLTI, from the coding sequence ATGACCAGCAGCGGCAAAGTCAGAATTTATGAGCTGTCCCGGGACTTAGGCCTGGAGAACAAGGACGTGCTCGACGCCGCCGAGAAGCTGGGGGTTGCGGCAAAGAGCCATAGCAGCTCTATCAGCGACGACGAAGCGACACGGATTCGCTCCTTGATCGAGGGCGGCTCGAACGGCAGCAAGGCGGCAGCGCCGCCCGCTGCCGCTCCGCCGAAAGCGATCCTCGCCGTCAAAAAGGCTGAGACCGCCGCTGTCCCATCGCCAGCCCCTCCCCAGCCAGCCACCAGCCCCCGGCCGGTCGCTCCGGCGGCAGCCAAGCCGGTCATGCCCCCGGCCCGGCCCGCCGCAGCTCCTGCGGGTAAGCCAGCCCTGCCCAACAAGCCGCCCTTGGCAAGCAAGCCACCCCTGGCCTCCAAGCCACAGGTGGTTGCCAAGCCTCAGCTGGTCTCCAAGCAGCCTGAGCTTGTCAAGCAACCAGAAGTTGTCAAACAGCCAGCAGCTGCAAGCAAGCCCACCTTGGTGAGCAAGCCGCCGGCACCGACCAAGCCCCCGGCACCAGCCAGGCCCGCAACTGCTTCAGCCAGCAAGCCTGCTTCACCCAGCAAGCCTGTGGTGATTGCATCCAAGCCAGCTCGCCCAGCCACCCCAGCCCCGGCCCGCCCGGCCCCTGCAGCTCCGGCACCAGCTGCGAGCCGCAAACCGGAATTGCCGATGCGGCCAGCGCCCGGCAAGCCCCAGCTGGTGGGTAGGCCCATCAGCACCCCTGCGGGGGGCACCACCAGCAGCCGCCCGGCTCCGCCAGCAGGCAGGGCGCCCCTGAGTCAGCGTCCCGCCAGCCCCCAACGCACTGGCGTGCCAGCTCCAACCCGTCCAGGCCAGCCTGGAGCTGGGGGCCGTCCTGGCCCAACCCCCTTGGAGCTTGTCGGCAAGCCGATTCGCCGCGATAGCGAAGCCCCTGGAGCCCCTATTGGCCTAGGAGCTCCCGGTCGCCCGGCAGCACCTGGCCGTCCGGGTATGCCAGCCGGCATGCGCAAGCCGATGGCTCCTGGCGAGCTGATGCAGCTCCAGAAGCCCTCCGGCCGCCCCACAGCCCCACCGCCGCGGCGCCCCGGCGACCGCAGCGAAGCCCCAGCAGGTGCACCCAGCAGCCCTGGCGGCACACCGGAACTGGTGCGACCCAGCGCAACCCCGCCAGCAGCCCCCAGAAGGCCTGGCTTCCGGGCCCCAACGCCCGCTGGTGCAGCCGGACGCCCCCGCCGACCTGACTGGGACGACAGCGCCAAGCTGGAGGCCCTGCGCAGCCGTACGCCTCAAAAGCAGCGCACCAAGGTTCACATCATCGGCGAAAACGATGATGCGCTCACGGCTGAAACCGGTGGCTACGCCGGTGAACATGAGGCCTATGTGCTGCAGGCCAGCCTGGCCCGCCCGGCCAAGCCCCGCACCGCCTCCACCCCAGCCGCCAAACCCATGGCGGCGATGCGCAAGCGCAAGAAGGAAACCACCCGCCAGCGTCAGCGCCGCCGGGCCATGGAACTCCGTGCGACCCGCGAAGCCAAGGCTGTTCGGCCCGAAATGCTGATCGTGCCGGAGGGCAACCTCACGGTGCAGGAGCTGGCCGAGAAGCTCGGTGTGGAAAGCTCCGAGATCATCAAGAGCCTCTTCTTCAAGGGGGTCATCGCCACGGTGACCCAAAGCCTTGACCTCTCCACAATCGAAGCGGTGGCCGAGGAATTCGGCGTACCGGTACTCGAAGACGACGTCGAGGCAGCGGCCGCCAAGACGGTTGAGATGATCGAAGAAAGCGATCGCGCCCACCTGATCCGTCGCCCCCCCGTGGTGACCGTGATGGGACACGTCGACCACGGCAAGACCAGCCTTCTCGACGCAATCCGCAAAACCCGAGTTGCAGCGGGCGAAGCCGGCGGCATCACCCAGCACATCGGCGCCTATCAAGTGGAGATCCCCCACGCAGGCGAACAACGCAAGATCACCTTCCTCGACACCCCGGGCCACGAGGCGTTCACCGCCATGCGAGCCCGCGGCACCAAGGTCACAGACGTGGCAGTGCTGGTGGTGGCAGCCGATGACGGCGTACGGCCCCAAACCCTCGAGGCAATCAGCCATGCCCGGGCCGCCAAGGTGCCGATCGTGGTGGCGATCAACAAGATCGACAAGGAAGGGGCCTCCGCCGACCGGGTCAAACAGGAACTCTCCGGCCTCGAACTGGTGGCTGAAGACTGGGGTGGCGACACGGTGATGGTGCCTGTCAGCGCTCTCAAGGGTGAGAACGTCGACAAATTGCTGGAGATGATCCTGCTGGTCACCGAGGTGGAAGACCTCCAGGCCAACCCGAACCGCATGGCTCGGGGCACCGTGATCGAGGCCCACCTCGACAAGGCCAAGGGCCCTGTTGCCACCCTGCTAATCCAGAACGGCACCCTCAAAGCTGGTGACGTGCTGGCGGCAGGCCCGGTTCTGGGCAAGGTGCGCGCCATGGTGGATGACACCGGCAAGCGGGTTAAGGAGGCAGGTCCTTCCTATGCCGTTGAAGCCCTCGGCTTCAGCGAAGTGCCAACCGCTGGCGACGAATTTGAGGTCTATCCAGATGAGAAGACCGCCCGCTCGGTGGTAGGCGACCGCGCCAACGAGGCCCGGGCCACCCGACTTGCCCAGCAAATGGCTTCACGTCGGGTTTCCCTGGCCTCGATGTCGGGCCAGGCCAGCGAGGGCGAGCTCAAGGAGCTCAACTTGATCCTCAAAGCAGACGTGCAGGGCTCCGTGGAGGCGATTCTCGGCTCCCTGGAGCGACTCCCTCAGGGCGAGGTGCAGGTGCGGGTACTGCTCTCAGCACCTGGCGAGATCACCGAAACCGACGTCGATCTAGCCGCCGCCTCCGGCGCCGTGATCGTTGGCTTCAACACCTCAATGGCCCCTGGCGCCAAACGCGCCTCCGATGCCACCGGCGTCGACGTGCGCGACTACGACGTCATCTACAAGCTGCTGGAAGACATCCAGATGGCTATGGAAGGCCTGCTGGAGCCGGAGTTGGTGGAGGAGTCCCTTGGCGAAGCCGAGGTGCGCGCCGTATTCACCATTGGCCGCAGTGCGGTGGCTGGTTGCTATGTGACCAGCGGCAAGCTGCAACGCAACTGCAAAGTGCGGGTGTGGCGCGGCAAGGAGAAGGTGTTCGAGGGCGACCTCGACTCCCTGCGTCGCAACAAGGACGACGTCAAGGAAGTTGCCACCGGCTTCGAGTGCGGCATCGGCACCGACCGCTACACCGGCTGGCAGGAAGGGGATCGGGTGGAGGCGTTCAAATTGGCCACTCAGCGCCGAACCCTCACCATCTGA
- a CDS encoding ABC-F family ATP-binding cassette domain-containing protein gives MSLISLVEASKDFGIRTLFEGLTLHIGERERLGLIGPNGAGKSTLLKVLAGNEPLGSGQRRCAPRTRVVLVDQEPELNPEHTVLEQVFAGSGEKMALLRQHTALSQAVADGPDNAIALAQLSDLHGRMDQLNAWGLEQQCREVLERLGISDIERKVGDLSGGYRKRVALAAALVAEPDVLLLDEPTNHLDANGVEWLQSYLGRFPGALVLVTHDRYVLDRVTRRIVEVDRGLARSYDGNYATYLTHKAEEEASEAASAAKFKGTLRRELAWLRQGPKARSTKQKARIQRIEAMREAPLRQGRGQVSLATTSRRLGKRAITAEELEVSVGEGAETRSLLRAFSYDFSPEDRIGIIGPNGAGKSSLLEVIAGRRQPSGGSLELGSTVKLAYFDQHSDVLLKPDQKVLDVVQAAASRVAVDGEELSASQLLERFLFPPAQQHQPVAKLSGGERRRLHLCRLLIEAPNVLLLDEPTNDLDVQTLSVLEDFLEDFRGCVVVVSHDRYFLDRTVDRLFCFENGELQRFEGNYSAYLEASSSRQTTPKPPKSPAPVAPQASKSQTRRRSFKEGRELGELELNLPVWEQQRRDLELALANSGSDYAALEEITQELAALTERIHGGEERWLELSELAE, from the coding sequence TTGAGCTTGATAAGCCTGGTGGAAGCCAGCAAGGACTTCGGCATTCGCACCCTGTTCGAGGGCCTCACCCTGCACATCGGCGAGCGGGAGCGGCTCGGGCTGATCGGTCCCAATGGGGCCGGCAAGAGCACCCTGCTGAAGGTGCTTGCGGGCAATGAGCCCCTCGGCAGCGGCCAACGCCGCTGCGCCCCCCGCACCCGGGTGGTGCTCGTAGACCAGGAGCCTGAGCTAAACCCCGAGCACACCGTGCTGGAGCAGGTGTTTGCCGGTAGCGGCGAGAAGATGGCTTTGCTGCGGCAGCACACCGCCCTGAGTCAGGCGGTGGCTGATGGCCCCGACAACGCCATCGCCCTAGCCCAGCTCAGCGACCTGCATGGCCGCATGGACCAGCTCAATGCCTGGGGGCTGGAGCAGCAGTGCCGCGAGGTGCTGGAGCGGCTAGGCATCAGCGACATCGAGCGCAAGGTGGGCGACCTCTCCGGCGGCTACCGCAAGCGGGTGGCCCTGGCAGCGGCCCTGGTGGCCGAACCCGACGTGCTGCTTCTCGATGAGCCCACCAACCACCTGGACGCCAACGGGGTGGAGTGGTTGCAGAGCTACCTCGGGCGCTTCCCCGGTGCCCTGGTGCTGGTTACCCACGACCGCTACGTGCTCGATCGGGTCACCCGCCGGATCGTGGAGGTGGATCGGGGCCTGGCCCGCAGCTACGACGGCAACTACGCCACCTATCTCACCCATAAAGCTGAAGAGGAGGCATCTGAAGCGGCCTCAGCCGCCAAGTTCAAGGGCACGCTGCGGCGGGAACTGGCCTGGCTCAGGCAGGGTCCCAAGGCCCGCAGCACCAAGCAGAAGGCCCGCATCCAGCGAATTGAGGCGATGCGGGAGGCACCTCTGCGGCAGGGCCGCGGCCAGGTGAGCTTGGCCACCACCAGCCGGCGGCTCGGCAAGCGGGCCATCACCGCCGAAGAGCTAGAGGTAAGTGTGGGCGAAGGAGCCGAGACCAGGTCCCTGCTGCGAGCCTTCAGCTACGACTTCAGCCCGGAGGACCGGATTGGCATCATCGGGCCCAACGGCGCCGGCAAGTCGAGCCTGCTGGAGGTGATAGCGGGCCGGCGCCAGCCCAGCGGCGGCAGCCTGGAGCTGGGCTCCACCGTGAAGCTCGCCTACTTCGACCAGCACAGCGACGTGCTGCTCAAGCCCGACCAGAAGGTGCTGGACGTGGTTCAGGCCGCCGCCAGCCGGGTGGCGGTGGATGGCGAGGAGCTGAGTGCCTCCCAGTTGCTGGAGCGCTTCCTGTTTCCACCAGCCCAGCAGCACCAACCGGTGGCCAAGCTCTCCGGCGGCGAGCGACGGCGGCTGCATCTCTGCCGGCTGCTGATCGAGGCCCCCAACGTGCTGCTGCTCGACGAGCCCACCAACGACTTGGACGTGCAGACCCTGAGCGTGCTCGAAGACTTCCTTGAAGACTTCCGCGGCTGCGTGGTGGTGGTCTCCCACGACCGCTACTTTCTCGATCGCACCGTGGATCGGCTGTTCTGCTTTGAGAATGGCGAGCTGCAGCGCTTTGAGGGCAACTACAGCGCCTACCTAGAGGCGAGCTCCAGCCGCCAGACCACCCCCAAGCCCCCCAAGAGTCCAGCCCCGGTAGCGCCCCAAGCCAGCAAGTCCCAGACGCGGCGGCGGAGCTTCAAGGAGGGTCGGGAGCTGGGCGAATTGGAGCTAAACCTGCCGGTCTGGGAGCAGCAGCGCCGAGACCTGGAGCTGGCCCTGGCCAATTCAGGCAGCGACTACGCCGCCCTCGAAGAAATCACCCAGGAGCTGGCCGCTTTAACGGAACGCATCCATGGCGGCGAGGAGCGCTGGCTCGAACTCAGCGAGCTGGCGGAGTGA
- the psbA gene encoding photosystem II q(b) protein translates to MTTTIQQRQGASAWNQFCDWVTSTNNRLYVGWFGVLMIPCLLAATICFIVAFIAAPPVDIDGIREPVAGSLMYGNNIISGAVVPSSNAIGLHFYPIWEAASLDEWLYNGGPFQLVVFHFLIGIYAYMGREWELSYRLGMRPWICVAYSAPVAAASAVFLVYPFGQGSFSDAMPLGISGTFNYMLVFQAEHNILMHPFHMLGVAGVFGGSLFSAMHGSLVTSSLVRETTESESQNYGYKFGQEEETYNIVAAHGYFGRLIFQYASFNNSRSLHFFLAAWPVVGIWFTALGVSTMAFNLNGFNFNQSILDGQGRVVNTWADVLNRAGLGMEVMHERNAHNFPLDLAAATATPVALTAPAIG, encoded by the coding sequence ATGACAACCACTATTCAGCAGCGCCAAGGCGCTTCTGCGTGGAATCAGTTTTGCGACTGGGTCACCTCCACCAACAACCGCCTCTACGTGGGCTGGTTCGGTGTGCTGATGATCCCCTGCCTGCTGGCTGCCACCATCTGCTTCATCGTGGCCTTCATCGCCGCACCCCCTGTCGACATCGACGGCATCCGTGAGCCCGTAGCTGGCTCCCTGATGTACGGCAACAACATCATCTCCGGTGCTGTTGTTCCTTCCAGCAACGCCATCGGCCTGCACTTCTACCCAATCTGGGAAGCCGCCAGCCTCGATGAGTGGCTCTACAACGGTGGTCCTTTCCAGCTGGTGGTCTTCCACTTCCTGATCGGCATCTACGCCTACATGGGCCGCGAGTGGGAGCTTTCCTACCGCTTGGGCATGCGCCCCTGGATCTGCGTTGCCTACAGCGCTCCTGTGGCCGCAGCATCTGCCGTGTTCCTGGTGTATCCCTTCGGTCAAGGCTCCTTCTCGGACGCCATGCCCCTGGGCATCTCCGGCACCTTCAACTACATGCTGGTGTTCCAGGCTGAGCACAACATCCTGATGCACCCCTTCCACATGCTGGGAGTGGCTGGTGTCTTCGGTGGCAGCCTGTTCTCCGCCATGCACGGTTCACTCGTTACCAGCAGCCTGGTGCGTGAGACCACCGAGAGCGAGAGCCAGAACTACGGCTACAAGTTTGGCCAAGAAGAGGAGACCTACAACATCGTGGCTGCTCACGGCTACTTCGGTCGCCTGATCTTCCAATACGCCTCCTTCAACAACAGCCGCAGCCTCCACTTCTTCCTGGCTGCCTGGCCCGTGGTTGGCATCTGGTTCACCGCCCTTGGCGTGAGCACGATGGCCTTCAACCTGAACGGTTTCAACTTCAACCAGTCGATCCTCGACGGCCAAGGCCGTGTGGTGAACACCTGGGCAGACGTTCTGAACCGCGCTGGTCTCGGTATGGAAGTGATGCACGAGCGCAATGCTCACAACTTCCCGCTTGACCTTGCTGCTGCTACTGCCACCCCCGTGGCACTGACCGCACCTGCAATCGGTTGA
- a CDS encoding AAA family ATPase has translation MALAMRIAISGSHSLGKSTVVNDWVALNGDYMREEEPYRVLSLRGPYEILFGDASTRLHNGIQLYYSIGRLNRYSTSAEQVIFDRAPVDYIAYSQYTANQHLTDIDDDFVLSMVSAVRESLERLDILAFVPQSEDWPVAMEDDGIRPVDHAYRDDVDAIFKQIYRDGRFDILPKKSPPLLIELVGSPEHRLLQLAQAVEQVQVETR, from the coding sequence TTGGCGCTGGCCATGCGGATTGCTATTTCTGGATCCCATTCTCTCGGGAAGTCCACGGTCGTAAATGATTGGGTTGCGCTTAATGGCGACTACATGCGCGAGGAAGAGCCCTATCGAGTTCTTAGCTTGCGAGGCCCCTACGAGATTCTTTTTGGCGATGCCTCCACACGATTGCACAATGGAATTCAGCTGTACTACAGCATTGGTCGCCTTAATCGCTATTCAACGTCTGCCGAACAGGTCATCTTTGACAGGGCGCCAGTTGATTACATTGCCTATTCCCAGTACACGGCAAATCAACATCTGACGGATATTGATGACGACTTCGTCCTGTCTATGGTTTCTGCGGTAAGGGAATCTTTGGAGCGTCTTGATATCTTGGCCTTCGTGCCTCAGTCTGAAGATTGGCCGGTGGCCATGGAGGATGATGGTATTCGTCCGGTTGATCATGCCTACCGTGACGATGTGGATGCTATTTTTAAGCAGATCTATCGAGATGGTCGTTTTGATATTTTGCCGAAAAAGAGCCCGCCGTTGTTAATTGAGCTGGTGGGCTCGCCCGAGCACCGTTTGCTGCAGTTGGCCCAGGCGGTTGAACAAGTGCAAGTCGAAACGCGCTGA
- a CDS encoding DUF2301 domain-containing membrane protein — MTDPIFEGVYGTYTIDATDRREVLGYRLALTAVAIGQAGLLVQWRQLGADQLWPWMLLMAAGLGLALRWIHIYLVPLHRALQLFWLLGCLGGLALAIRSGPGAMLPALASQPLWILAIGPFFAALAGVGFKEFFCFRRPEAIGVTLLLPIALLGHLSGLLPGAITTALLALESGLLLVLCLRKFPMPAAADVGDKSVFAYLKGQAGSAGEAAL, encoded by the coding sequence ATGACTGATCCGATCTTTGAAGGGGTGTACGGCACCTACACGATTGACGCCACCGACCGGAGGGAGGTGCTCGGCTACCGCCTTGCCCTCACGGCGGTGGCCATTGGCCAAGCGGGCCTCCTAGTGCAGTGGCGGCAGCTGGGAGCCGACCAGCTCTGGCCCTGGATGCTGCTGATGGCTGCGGGGCTGGGCCTAGCCCTTCGCTGGATTCACATTTACTTAGTACCCTTGCACCGGGCCCTGCAGCTGTTTTGGCTGCTGGGCTGCCTTGGCGGCCTGGCTTTAGCAATCCGCAGCGGCCCCGGCGCCATGCTGCCGGCCCTGGCCAGCCAGCCCCTCTGGATCCTGGCCATTGGACCCTTTTTCGCAGCTTTGGCGGGGGTTGGCTTCAAGGAATTTTTCTGCTTCAGGCGACCGGAGGCGATCGGCGTGACCCTGCTGTTGCCTATCGCCCTGCTGGGCCACCTCAGCGGCTTGCTGCCAGGAGCCATCACCACGGCCCTGCTGGCCCTGGAGAGCGGGCTTTTGCTGGTGCTGTGCCTGCGCAAGTTCCCCATGCCCGCCGCGGCAGATGTGGGCGACAAGAGCGTGTTTGCTTACCTCAAAGGCCAAGCTGGCTCAGCTGGGGAGGCTGCACTTTGA